The Pararhizobium sp. IMCC21322 sequence GATAGCATCAGGCGTTTACGGTGGCGGTCAAAGCGCCGCAATTCACCGCGCATGACATCTTCCGGCATGACACGCACATCAATGCTGCGCGCCTCCCGCAAATGTCGGCGCATGGGCGCGTAAATCTCGTCATCCTCCTGGCGAAACCGCGCATACAGATCCTCGGCCACCTGATCCAGTTCCGGATAGTAATTATTGGCATCGCGGATCATGTCGCGAATCTGATCCATTGGACTGTGCAAAGCGGACGCGCTGGCATGAGCATGGCCATCAGCTCCAGCGCCTACGGCGCCTGCCAGCCGGTCACCGGATAATTTTGCGCCACTATAGGCCTGATACAGCCGCAACACAGCGTCTGCGACACTCGGGCTGTGTTCCGTCAGATCTCGCAATTCCTGCTGTGGCACCTGACCACCGCCACCGGCAAACACCGGGTCTGAAAAAATCTCGCGTAATTCGCCAAGCGCCTGATGCTCGGTGTCCGAGGCAAGAGCACGAATGTCCACATCATACGTGCCTGCCAGCTTGATCAGAAACTGGGCCGTTGCCGGTCGCTGCCCGCGCTCAATCAGGTTGAGATAGCTGGCCGAGATATCCAGTTCTTCGGCCATGCGCGCCTGTGTCAGTCCGAAGTCACGCCGCAACCGCCGCAAGCGCGGTCCTATGAAAAGCTTTTTTTCAACTGTGTCGACCACGTCAAGTCCTCTTCATGTGCATTGCACACACTGAAAACTGTGCGGTGCAAAATGTCCAGAATAATCGACCAGAAATTTACAATATTTACAAATTTACAAAACTTACAAAGATAAATTTACACGCTGACATCATTCTAAGGCTGGAATTACGTTTAATTCTTGTAATTAAATTTCAAAAATGAAAGCTTGAACGCAAGAAAGCGAAATTATTGCCTTTCACAGTTTGATTTGAAAAGTTTTTGTAAATATCTGCAAATGATTGAATCAAACGTCTGACTGGAACAATTTCACTTTCTGCCGTGTCGCAAAAGTTTCATTTTTTTGCGGCGCAATAGAAGCCCCGAGACCGCTTTGAAGGCGGCATGTTGACTTAAGGAATGAGAACAATGTCACAGAACACATTCAGCACTTTGGTTCCGAACACGACTGAAGATCGGTTTCAGTATATCGAGCGTCCTTATAGCGCTGACGATGTGGCGCGGTTGCGCGGATCGGTGAAAATCGAGCACACCCTGGCTGACAAGGGTGCCCGGAAATTGTGGGACCTGCTGAAATCAGAAGATTATGTCAACGCACTTGGTGCCATGTCCGGCAATCAGGCCATGCAGATGGCGCGTGCGGGCCTCAAAGCCATTTATCTGTCTGGCTGGCAGGTGGCAGCAGACGCCAATGTGGCCGGGGCCATGTATCCTGATCAAAGTCTCTATCCTGCAAACTCCGGTCCCGAGCTGGCACGCAAGATCAACCGCACTTTGCAACGTGCCGATCAGATCGAGCACAGTGAAGGCGGCGCGGAGCGGGATTGGTTCGTCCCAATCGTGGCCGACGCGGAAGCCGGTTTCGGTGGCCCGTTGAACTGTTTTGAAATCATGAAAGCCTATATTGAAGCAGGCGTTGCTGGCGTTCACTTTGAAGATCAACTGGCATCTGAAAAGAAATGCGGTCATCTGGGCGGCAAGGTTCTGATCCCGACACAAGCCCATATCCGCAATCTGGATGCAGCCCGTCTGGCCGCAGATACCTGCGGAACATCAACTTTGGTAGTGGCGCGTACAGATGCAGAGTCTGCCCGGTTGATCACATCGGATGTGGATGAGCGGGATCATGAATTCCTGACAGGTGAGCGCACCCCGGAAGGCTTCTTCCGCCTCAAGGAAGGCACGGGTGTTGAACATTGCATCAAACGCGGACTGGCCTTTGCCCGTCATGCTGATCTGATCTGGTGGGAAACATCCAAGCCAAATCTGGACGATGCCCGGCGTTTTGCAGAAGCCATCCAGAAAGAATTCCCCGGCAAGATGATGGCCTATAATTGCTCGCCATCCTTCAACTGGGAAGCCAATCTGGATAAGGAAACCATCGCCATTTACCAGCGCGAATTGGGGGCCATGGGCTACAAGTTCCAGTTTGTTACGCTGGCTGGCTTCCATCAATTGAACCACGGCATGTTCGAACTGGCCCGTGGCTACAAGGATCGCGGCATGGCAGCCTATTCCGAACTGCAACAGGCCGAATTTGCGTCCGAAGCAGACGGCTACACAGCCACCCGCCATCAGCGCGAAGTCGGCACCGGTTATTTCGACGCGGTCAGCGTTGCCATTGCCGGCGGCCAATCATCAACCACAGCCATGGGCGAATCCACCGAGACCGCCCAATTCACCAAAGCAGCTTGAAGCTGAACCCTGAAAGGATAGTGCCCATGCAAAATTCACGTTTCTGGATTGTTGGAGGCGAATTCACCTCAACGGATTTCAGCCAGGTTGTCGAAGGAACCGAACAGGTTGTCGGACCGATGGAATGCCGCAAGAAAGCAGAGCAATTGTGGCGCAACATGTCCGAGCAGGACCGTTCACAATGTAACATCCGCTACTCGATCGTCAGCGAACCAGCTTTCGCCTGATCGTTGAAAGGCAAACAGACCACGGCCTCCCGGCATGCGTGTCGGGAGGCTTTTTTTATGGAAGTTTATGTTTGGAATACAACTCGTCAGATTTGTTGTGCTACTCAATTTTTGCGAACAAATAACCGATGAGTTTCACTGCAAAATCACGGCCAACAAATTACTGGTCCACTATCTTGCTTAGCTGAAGCCGCAGTCATTCCCTGCAACCTCGACTGCCGACAAATCAGATTGAAAAATGAGTAATAAATTCCAGCAGAGTCAAAAAATATCGTGGCTGGTATTGTTTGCCAGCTGAGGTAAATATATAGGTGTTTCAAAAAGGAGATGCCCTTTGGTAGAGCTCGATGAAGGCTCCACTCTTTTGCTGGAGGAGGCCGCACGCGCTGGTCTGAAAACTTCCGAAATTGAGTTAACAACAGATAACGTTGAGGCAATTTTTGGTCGTATTGAAACAGAGTTTCGTGGATTTGCTGTGCGTGGCGGTCTCATTTACGAGGAATCTCCGATTTATTCAAAGCGTACCGGTCATCTGTTAAACGGATATGCTGCTGAGACTGTGATGAGCCGATCTGCAACAAGGGTTGCGCTTGGCATGATCGATGTGCCGGTAGCCAACGGCCGTGCTCTTCGCTCCTCTGTTCTCGATGCAGTGTTCGCCTATGCTCGAAACATTCAATCGCCTCTCCTTATAGCGCCAGATGACCGTGAGCTTGGATCGGCTTGGCTCTGCGTGGATACCGCAGGTAGCTTTGAGAATGTAGTTGGGATGTTGGCTACTATTTGCGATACAATATCAATTGAAAGCATCCCGACAGGTCGGACGTTTCGGTTCTTTTTCACTGTGGAGCAAGTGATCGGGGTAAAGGAAGTCTTGGACCCGCAAATTCCTCTTACTGGCGAGTCCCCAGAGCACATACCGAACAGATCTGTATTTTTTGCAGGCAAATGTGAGCCGCACCCATCATACTTCAGGGAAGCTAGCCGTGTTCTTGGAGCTTTCCCGACACTGAAATACGGGGCAGTTGATATCCGGTTGCTGAGCCCTGATGAGCCTGCCAATTCATTCAATTTTCAAGTTTCTGCAGTTCATCCGAGAGTTGACTTTGGCCAAACTTGCTGGACGGCTGATGGACAGGAAATCAAGTTTTCTGCGGCACTTGTTCGCATGTTGGCAGACATGCAGCCCGAAGGCATGACAGACCCAACACTTGCAAAGCGCGATCGGGGTGTTGAACGGTATGACATGGACGTCTTGGACCTCATTCTGGCATCTCGAGAATTGGGGATGAATACTCGTATGGTGAACTCCGACTCAGCGGGAGGGTCTCGGCGTACACTTCAGATTGAAGTCGCTTCCACACCTGTCCAGTTCCGGAACGGCGCTATTCGCATAGTCGATCAAAATGGCAACACCAGCCATATTAACGACGACGCAGTGAAAATTACGGTCAATAAGCAAGCCACAAGAGAAATACTTGAGACGGTTGGACTGTCGGGTCCGGAAGGACGACAGTTTGCATCAAGCCAATTGGCTGAAGCACTGATCTATGCAGATGATCTCGGCTACCCAATTTGTGTAAAGCCGTTGTCTGGTTCGCGGGGACGATTGGTCAGCACTGGCCTTACAACCAGCGCAGAAGTTGCAAAGGCCTTCCGAGAGGTAGCGAGCGCGTTTGGGGAAGTTATTGTAGAACGCAATGTTGATGGTGAAGTGGTGCGTTTATTCTACATGAAACCAGATATCTGCACCGCTCAATATCAAGCTCGTCCTGCTGTTATTGGGGACGGGAAATCAAGTGTCATAAGCTTGATCGAACAACGCAATACCAACCGCGGTACAAGTCAGCGCAAACCGGCAATTGTTACGCGTGCTATGGTGGGGAATTTGGCGCATCGGGGAATTGATTTGGCAGATTGCCTCCCCACAGGTGAGAAGCTGATATTTGGAGCTACTTCACATATATCATTGGGGGCAAGAGCGGCTGTTGCCTCTGATATCCATCCATCCTATCTGGAAAACGCCCGAAAAGCTTTCAAAGCGATTGATGGTCTGACAGTCGGTGCGATGGATATGATCGTAAAAAACCCAAGGCAACCCGCAACAAGCAAAAACCATTGGATCCTGGAGGTCAACAGTTCTGCAAACATAGTTGCATTTCATCAATTCAAGGAGAATGCCAATCTTGATGGCTGCAAAGCCTTGCTGCGCCATGTAGAACGGGTACTGACCGAAAGAAACAATGCCGAAACTGATGCCCAAACAAATTCCATTGAAAATCCGACAGAGAACATCTCTCGGGCATTGGAGCATATGGAGCGCGCATCGCCTGTCAAAGTCGCAAATACGCAAGCCAAACAACTGGAACAGGTGTTGCACCACGCCTGGCAACATACAGGCTTCTATCGCAGTCGGCTGAATTGCTTGTTTGAAGGCGGCGGATTTAATCCTGAAGCATGGACCGATGTTCCATTGTTGACTCGCCAAGAAGCCCAAGAGCATCGACTCAGTCGGCGTGCATTCGAACTTCGGGATGGCAATCAGACTTATGCTTCCCGCACGTCTGGCTCCAGTGGAGTCCCGCTCGACATCACGTGGAACCTGGTCGCAACAGTGTCGACACGTGCAGCAGCGGAGCGCATGTATCGATGGCACGGTCTTGATCTTGATGCACCACTTGCGGAGATCAAGAGTTTTGGAGGCGTCGGCTACGACTTTCCCGGTGGTCGGGGCCCGCAAGGTTGGAGCCCATCATCACCCAACGCAACCCGATTTAGGCTCTCGGTCAGTACACCAGTGAAGGATCAACTCGCTTGGCTGGCGCTTGTGAA is a genomic window containing:
- the aceA gene encoding isocitrate lyase, with the protein product MSQNTFSTLVPNTTEDRFQYIERPYSADDVARLRGSVKIEHTLADKGARKLWDLLKSEDYVNALGAMSGNQAMQMARAGLKAIYLSGWQVAADANVAGAMYPDQSLYPANSGPELARKINRTLQRADQIEHSEGGAERDWFVPIVADAEAGFGGPLNCFEIMKAYIEAGVAGVHFEDQLASEKKCGHLGGKVLIPTQAHIRNLDAARLAADTCGTSTLVVARTDAESARLITSDVDERDHEFLTGERTPEGFFRLKEGTGVEHCIKRGLAFARHADLIWWETSKPNLDDARRFAEAIQKEFPGKMMAYNCSPSFNWEANLDKETIAIYQRELGAMGYKFQFVTLAGFHQLNHGMFELARGYKDRGMAAYSELQQAEFASEADGYTATRHQREVGTGYFDAVSVAIAGGQSSTTAMGESTETAQFTKAA